The following coding sequences are from one Lolium rigidum isolate FL_2022 chromosome 6, APGP_CSIRO_Lrig_0.1, whole genome shotgun sequence window:
- the LOC124668251 gene encoding peroxidase A2-like, whose protein sequence is MRRQSVLGGGAGWWWRGGGAVAWWGAVVLAHLVTPGRAGLLETNPGLAYNFYQTSCPSAEATVKSITWQMVAANPALAGRLLRLHFHDCFVQGCDASILLDTPASQNEKSAPPNGSVGGYEVIDAIKTKLEATCPGVVSCADIVALAARDAVSYQFQASLWQVETGRRDGSSSLASNAGALPSFSAGFAGLLASFAAQGLNVTDLVALSGAHTIGKASCSSVTPRLYAGNATSVDPLLDSTLAAVLINKCPNNASSSAATVDLDGNTPLKFDGVYYTNLINKRGLLASDAALMQNAAAAAIVNDLTNPIKFYAAFAMSMKKMGRVNVLTAKNGKGKIRAQCRAP, encoded by the exons ATGAGGCGGCAATCAGTGCTCGGAGGAGGAGCTGGGtggtggtggcgaggaggaggagcagtggCGTGGTGGGGCGCCGTTGTCCTCGCCCATTTAGTGACCCCCGGCCGCGCGGGGCTCCTCGAGACCAACCCCGGCCTCGCCTATAACTTCTACCAGACCTCCTGCCCCAGCGCCGAGGCCACCGTCAAGAGCATCACATGGCAGATGGTCGCCGCCAACCCAGCACTCGCCGGAAGGCTCCTCCGACTAcacttccacgactgcttcgtaCAG GGCTGCGACGCGTCCATCCTGCTCGACACCCCGGCGTCGCAGAACGAGAAGTCGGCGCCGCCCAACGGCTCCGTGGGGGGCTACGAGGTCATCGACGCCATCAAGACCAAGCTCGAGGCCACCTGCCCGGGGGTcgtctcctgcgccgacatcGTCGCGCTCGCCGCCCGCGACGCCGTCTCCTACCAGTTCCAGGCCTCGCTCTGGCAGGTGGAGACCGGCCGCCGCGACGGCTCCTCCTCCCTCGCCAGCAACGCCGGCGCGCTGCCCTCCTTCTCGGCCGGTTTCGCCGGCCTCCTCGCCAGCTTCGCCGCGCAGGGGCTCAACGTCACCGACCTCGTCGCGCTCTCCGGCGCGCACACCATCGGCAAGGCCAGCTGCTCCAGCGTCACCCCCCGGCTCTACGCCGGCAACGCCACCAGCGTCGACCCGCTGCTCGACTCCACGCTCGCCGCCGTGCTCATAAACAAGTGCCCCAACAACGCCAGCTCCTCGGCGGCAACCGTCGACCTGGACGGCAACACGCCACTCAAGTTCGACGGAGTGTACTACACCAACCTCATCAACAAGCGCGGCCTGCTCGCATCCGACGCCGCGCTCATgcagaacgccgccgccgccgccatcgtcaacGACCTCACCAACCCCATCAAGTTCTACGCCGCCTTCGCCATGTCCATGAAGAAGATGGGACGCGTCAACGTCCTCACCGCCAAGAACGGCAAGGGCAAGATCAGGGCGCAGTGCCGGGCGCCCTGA